Below is a window of Struthio camelus isolate bStrCam1 chromosome 14, bStrCam1.hap1, whole genome shotgun sequence DNA.
ATGGTCAGGTTGAGCGAGGTGACGTCCCCCAAGGTCAGGCCTGCGTCGGACCTCAGCCTCGGGGGACGCAGGGGAGAGTCATGCTccggagaaggagagaaagggctCCCCGACCCTGCCAGCACCCCCAAacaggtaaactgaggcacggggtcGTGGTGCCGGGGATCCCAAGGAGCCCAGGAGAAGGCAGAGCACCTCCACGGACCGGACCGAAGCGGACGCCGGTGCCCGTTTCCTACCTCTGCTTCTCGCTCTCCCGGAACGCCAGGAAGGAGGTGATCACCTTGTGCTGGGGAGACAAACACGCAGGCTGGGGGCCagctccgcgccggcccccggccccacagccggcgcagccccccgccccgcgcccaggaGCGGCTCCCCGCCACgagcccagggccccatccctCGGGGCTCCCCCAAGCAGCTCCGGGGCAGGCAGGAGGCCTGCGCCATCGCTTACCATCTTCTCGGCCGCTGTATTGCTGATGAAGCGAGAGCCGTGGCCGGGGCTGCCCGTGCACTTCACTTTAATCCCTGCCGCAGCGGGGGGGAGAGGCGCTGAGCACGCAGCCGGGCGCCGGCCCAGTGCCCCGgtgccggggcgccgggcagagccagggctgggaggaCGGGCTCGCGCTCACTCACACCACGGGCTCTTTTCGCCGTAGAAGACGCTGAAGGTGTCGGAGGGGCTGGCCAGGCCTGCGGAGGGGGCGGAAGGGACGTTAGGGGGGCACGCGGGTACCGAATACGTCCTCTTGCCCCCACGCCCTCTGCGCTGCCGCACTCTGCCTTGGCACGGGGGACGGAGCAGTCCGGAGATGACGTTTCTCCTCCAGGCCGGCGCTGCCAGGGTCACAGATCGGGGGAAGGAGCCAGGCCAGCGGTGGGGAGTCATGGGGTGCCCTGAAGGGGCCCCCAGAAGCCATGCTAGGTGCTCAAAGGGCGATGCCAACACGCAGAGGGGTGCCCGCCAGGGAGAGGCGCAGGTCCCGGAGCCCACGCGGTGCCCACGCCCCCAGGAAGCCCTGCCACCCCTCACCTTCGTCCAGGGCGAAGCCCACGTTGAGCGCCCTGAACTCGGGGCGCTGCACGAACATCTCCATGCCCTTTTCTCCACCCACCTCCTCGTCTGTGGAGAAAAGCCTGGCATGGGTGAAGGACCCcaggcagcccccgccccgcgaTCTCTTCGTGAGGCGAGTTCGAATCCTGGACAGGCTGGCAGGGGTCCCTCGTGAGCAGAGGGTGCCTGTCAGGTGCCCCGATGCCCCGGTGAGGGGCgcccacacacacagagcatcACCCAGCTGCCAACCCCCTCTGTCCCTCCAAGGGGGGACTCACCGGGCACAAAGGTCAGATGGATGGTGCGGCTAAAACACTTTCCCTCGGCCTTCAGCCTCCGGATGGCCTCGAGATACCTGCAGGGCGGAGGCGTCACTAGGGTGCCCAGAAGAGACGGGCACGGCATGCTCAGAGCCACCCCAAACAGGGCTAGGAGGGGGCAGGAGCGGGCCGCTGTCCGCCGGAGCCCAGGGAGGGCGGTGTCCTGTCGTGGCCCCAGGCGGACCCCTGCCCCGCGCAGAGGTACGTCCGTCCACCTCTGCGCCCCCACGCCGTGCCACCTTCACTCACTGGATGGAGACGCACTTCATGTCCTGGGCGCCCCGAGCGTAGATGTTGCCTTGCGAGTCCTTAACAGCTTCGAAGGGGGGGTAGGTCCAGTGCTCCTGCGGGGGACAAGCAGCACCGGCTGCGAAGGGTCCAGCGGGCGCCAGGGGACAGCTCTCCCCTCCACGCGCAGGGCGACGGGGGCGTCCTCGCCACCCCTGGCCGAGCCCGGACGGGTGctcggggtcctgcagctcccaccacctcctgctgcccctagCATGACTCCAGCGGTGCCCGCTCGAGCAACCGcagcctcccccgccccccgtgCCCGTCTCCGCTCGAGGGAGGACAGCGGCGGGCAGGGAACGGGGTGCTTTCCCCTGACGCTGGCAAGCTAGGAGAGACGGTACCAGCGCAGCTGCAAGATCCTCTTCACCCGGCATCCCCAAATCCTGCCCGGCTTCCCCGCTTGCCCACGCCACCCTCCGCCCTTCCCCGGCACCTCGAAGACCGGTACGACGTCCATGTGGGAGTTGAGCAGGATGGAGCGCAGGTGGGGGTTCGTGCCCAGCCAGGTGAGGACCAGCACCACGCGGCCCGGGCACACCTACGGAGCGAAGGCAGGCATCACCGGGGTGCCAGCGGCGCggctgggccaggctggctggagaggaaaagcaggagccTGGCAGGTTTCTTAACCCCTTTCTGCGTGCAACCCTCTGGGCAGGACACGGGCCCTGCTGGCAGGGCACGGAAGAGGACCAGCGTCCGGGCACCGGCTCTCTCCCGGGGCCACGGGCCAGACGGAGCCCTGACGCGGCCGCAAGCAGCCAAAAGCTCCTGGCTGAAATTCAGATGGAGCCGCGGCTAAGGAGGTAGAGAAATCCAGCGCCTTCCCCCAGTCCCTGGGACTCGCCGGTGCCAGCCGGTGCCCGTTCCCTGCCAGGAAGGAGGGACATCTCCAGCCACCATGACCCTGGCTGGTCCCTGGCTAATCATAGCACAGAGAGCCATAAAGGTCAGTGGGAACCAGCCCAAAAATAGAGCGTAAGGAGAGCTTAAGGAAGCGCTCGGGTCAGCAGGGGCTTACAGAGAGCGGGAGCTTCACCTGCCGGGCCACCTCCTGGCAGGTGGGAGGGGGACGGTCCCGTTAATGAGTGGCTACCTGACCCAGGGGCTGGCTAGCcgccctccaccccccccccccccccccccgagacaaCGGCGCGGCGGCTGGCCGAGAAAAGGAGGATGCCCAAGGCAGCAGGGACATCTCCCTGCCTTGGCCGAACTCCCAGACGAACGCGCCGCGTCCCAGCGCGCCCGGCAGACGGGCCGCGGAGCAAGCGGGGAAGCCTTGGCCCTTGCTTACCTCCACTTTCTGGCAGGCCAAGCCCAGGTCGGCGCCCACACGTTCCAAAAACCGCACGGCTGCCTCTGGGGAGGACCGGAGACACCGAGGGTTACGCCGGGAGCTCCCGGCGCGCCTCCGCCTGCCCCGGGAACCCCCTCCGCTCTCCCGGGCCAAGGACCGAGACGGCCAGAGAGGGCAGGTGGTGGAGACCCTGCTCCTGAAGGACAAGTTCTGATGCACTTTAAGGAGGAGATGGAAACGCTCACGGAAGAGAAACCCAGGGAGGGTCATTACGTACGACAACAGGCCTCTTCCCCggagcggggcagcgcggcgaggGCGACAAGCGACGAGCAAATCCGGGTTCGCTCGAGAAGCCCCTGCAGCGGCCCCCACCCAAGGCGCCGCCGGCGAGACGCGGGGCCCCCGCGGGTTCCCCCAGCGCTGCTAAACACCGGCATCCAGGGACGGGGCTCGCTCACCGTAGTCGGGCTCGGGGTGGACGGTGTTGATTTTCAGGTACTCCCGGAAGAGCGTGACCGAGGGGTCCTCCGAGGCCCCCGCGCTCTTCCCTGGCTTGCCGGGCGCCATTTCAGGTGAGGGATGAGGGCTGCAAAGCTCTGGAGGAAGAGCAAGGAGCCGGTTAATAACCCACCGGCTCCTCCAAAGTCCAACCGCGTGTTCGGTCGTCACAGAAACGAAGCGGGACGGGGcaaagtccccccccccctccggtgCCAGTCCTGGGAGCCCGGCTGCAGGGGGGCGAAGGGGGCTCCTCGCAGAGCCCCCTCCTGCTCAGCGGCAACgtcgccgggccgcctccgccgcAGGGACGGCCCGGTCCGGGCGTTCGGCTACGGTTATAACGACAGCCCGCTCGGGTAGCGGGCgagcaggagagaaagcaagcaggagggagggtgcgccccccccccctgGCCGGTCCCAACCTTGCTGTCCCCACCCCCCTTCCCCGAAGCCCGTGTTTCGGCCCCAAACGCGGTGCCCAGGTAAGCTGAGCTCCCCCCGTGTCCGGCGGTGAAGGGGGGCGCCGCGGTTAGGGGTGCTGGCGGGGCCGCGGTTGGGGCCCGccccgggggggtgcagggtggcGAGAGGGGCACCGGGGTTAgaggggtgtggggtgggggggggcacctcaGGTAGGGATGCAGGGGGGACGTGCGGGtaccggggtggggggcgcgggggggggtgcAGCACTGCCATCCCTAGGGGCACGGGGGGCACCCTGCGTAGGGGGGtacgggggtgcaggggggcgcaGAGGGGTCCAGGGGGATACAGGGGTGCCGTGGGTGGGGGTGCAAGGGGGTCTAGGGGTGCAGGGGTGCCATgggtgggggtgcaggggggcctaggggtgcaggggggtctaGGGGTACAAGGTGGTGGAGGAGTGCCGTGGGTGGGGGTGCAGGTGGCACAGGAGCACCCTGCGTAAGGGTGCAGGGGGGTCTAGGGGTGCACGACGCTGCGGGGGGGCGGGCAGCCCCTGGCTGGCTACCGAAAGAGCCacccggggcggccgcccccggcccgctccgcgccTGGCTCTACCTTGGGCGGCTCCGCTTCCTGGCCCGCGCTCGGCCACGCCCCCTCACGCTCGGCCACGCCcctagccccgcccccgccccgcccgcctcgcggagccgAGGTGCCCGGGCGCCGCCCGCGCTGGGCCGAGGGGCGGGagcgcagggggcggggcgggggagcgcagggggcggggcggggcgggggggggagcgcaggaggcggggcggggggagcgcaggaggcggggcgggggagcgcagggggcggggcggggggagcgcagggggcggggcggggcggggggggagcgcagggggcggggcgggggagcgcagggggcggggcgggggagcgcaggggcggggcgaggcggcggcggcggcaccacaAGTCCGAGCACGATCCGTTTATTGGCctggaggcggcgggcggcggcgggcggcgggcggcccgtgAGGCGGCGTgagcggcgggccgggccccAGCTGCCGCAGGAAGCCGAGCAGGGCGCGGTGGAAGTCGCCCGGGCGGTCCCGGTAGCAGGCGTGGCCGGCGCCGCGCAGCACGGCCGCCCGGTGCCGCGGCAGGTGGCGGAGGCTCCGCAGCGCCTGCGGGCCCAGGCCGGCGTCGCCGTCGCCGTGCAGGATCAGCGCGGGCGTctggcggggagggcggcgcggcgtcAGCGGTGgccccctcgccccggccgcccgcccgcccgcccgcccgcagccctaCCTGGACCTGCTGGTAGCGGCCGGCCGCGTGCTCTCGGGTGCCGGCCGGCGCCACGGCCACGAAGCCCGCcaggcggccgccccgggccagcAGGAAGGGCACGGCGAAGCGCCCGCTCATGGACGGGCTGACGAGGACGGGCCTGCGCAGGGCCAGCTGGTCCAGGACGTTGTCCAGCAGGGCCACCCGGCCCCTCTCCGTGGCCACCGTCTCGGAGGGCGGTGAACGCCCGTGGCCTGCGTGGGGCGGACGGGCGGGCTCAGCGGCGGCGTGGGGGGGGGCCTTCTGCGCCGTCCTGctcccccaaccccggcccgagCCTCCTGCTGGCTGTACCGCGGGCTTACGTGGCCTCGCGGGTCACCACATGGGTGACACCACGGCGGGAACCAAATCGCAGGTGCAGGGGGGGACAGGGTTGGGCCGGTGACAGCCcctagctgcccggagaggtCCAGAGCACGCTCGTGGCCGAGGTGGGGCTCAGAGGTGACCGTCACCCGCGCGCGGCCCGCGGGACGTCACCCGCGTGCGCGCTCCTACCAGGCAGGTCTATGGCAACAGCGCGGTAGCCTTCCTCGGCGAGCAGCGCCAGCGTGCCCAGGGCCTCCCACGTCTCGGAGGTGAACGCCTGGCCGTGCAGGAGCAGGACGTCCGGCCTGCAGCGGGGAGGACGGGCGGGCAGGGCgcgggcagcgggccgggcccgcggcagccgagctGGGGCCAGCTGCGCCCGAGGCCGCCGGGGCTCGTGGCGACCACGGCTGCCACCCGCCGCGCGTGGCTGGGTGACGGCCCTCAGACCCGTCCCACCGGCGCCGtctcgcccccgccgcctcccagccaACCCTCCGCGGGCCCGAGCGCGGAGAACCGGCTGGCCGAGGAGGGTCCGTGCGCAGGCTgaacgcgcccccccccccccaaccttcccCGGGgggcccgccgcccgctccgctccgcgccggaGGCCGACTCACCCCCCGGCGCCGTCGTGCTGGGGCGCGACCACCTCCCTGTAGAAGACAGCCGGAGGGCCCGCGATGCTTCCTGTGCGCGCGGTGCTGTTGGCACCGTGAGCGCGGTGCGGGCCGCGCTCGCGCTGCCGGGCCGGCAGCAGCGGGTAGAGGACGACGGTGACGAGCACCCCCAGGAGCAGGAGCCCCGGGCAGCCGCGCGCGAGGCTCATCTCAGCTCGCTCTGTGGGAGGAACGACAGCGAGGGCAGCCGGGtgccgggctggccgccccgacccgcgcgggccggcgggcgggcgggagggagggagggagcggggccgcccggcgtcGCTGTCCCCGCTGGGGTGCGGCTGCACCCTGccaccccgcgcccgcccgcggcctGAGCGTCCCCCCCGGGGTCAGCTGAGGACGCGCACAGCTCATCGCACGGGCTGGGCCCCAGGCTGCCAGCGCCGGCATGGCCGCCCTTCCCTGGGGTACGCTCCTTGCCTCCAGTCCCTGGGGACAGCCGGGTGGTGGCCTCCGTGGCCAAGAGACAGGGTGAGTGACAGCTGTCAATCAGGGGgagcaacccccccccaccccgccgccgccggttgGGAGGGAGCCGGGGAGGTGGCAGGAGCCTGCGCGAACCTGCCGCCCGTTCGTTTGCCGCGCGGGGTCCCGCGGCGGCCACGctcggccccgggcccggcgccgccgccgcgtcgcTCCGCAGCCGGCAGGCCGCCTTTCCCAGAGCGCCGCGCGGCGCcgtcccggcggcccccggctaTCCGCTAGGCGGCATTGCCCCTTCTCCTCCGTCACGGCCGGTGGGTGGCCGCGCCGAGGCCCCATCCCTCGTCCCCACCCCGCAGCCCGCGCCAACCTTTGgacccgggcggcgcggcgggccgcctgctccctgctccggcggcggcggcggcggcacccctGGGCCGCCCGAGCCCGGCCCCCTTCCCGAGGCTCGCCGGGAGGTGAGCGCGGTCGGCCGGAGGGGCTGCgcgcccgtccccgtccctgggGGCGGCCCAGCCCGGCAGGCACGCAAGCCGTTTCCTGCAGGGTGCGGGGGCGCCGCGGGCATGGCCGCCCCGCAGCTCACCGAGAGCACCGTCGTGGTGGACGGCCAACGCCTCTTCTACCGCCAAGCGGTGCCGGCCCAGCGCAGCCCGACGCTGACGGTGCTGCTGCTCCACGGCATCCGCTTCTCCTCCGACACCTGGCTCCAGCTGCAGACGCTGGCCAAGCTGGCCGAAGCCGGCTACCGAGCCGTGGCTCTTGACCTGCCGGGTATGGGGCCACCAGCCCGCGCGaggggggaaaccgaggcagagcGCGGCGCGCCGCTCCTCTCCGCGCCCCCGGCCGCTCTGTCCGGGCCACCGGCAGGGCAAGGCGGCCTGGGTGTCCCCCCCGCCGTGCGCCACCGTCCCTCTCCTCGCCGCGGCGAGCCCGGGGTGGGACAAGGCTCGCGGGGCAACTTCTCTCCGGTCCTCCTCAGGGCTGGGGCGCTCAAAGGACGCCGTGGCCCCGGCGCCCGTGGGCCAGCCGGCGCCGGCGGCTTTCCTGAAAGGCGTCTCGGAGGCTCTGCACCTGGGTGCGGCCGTGGTGATCAGCCCGTCGCTCAGCGGCATGTACTCGCTGCCCTTCCTCTTCCAGCACAACCACCTGCTCAAGGCCTACGTGCCCGTGGCGCCCATCTGCACCGACAAATTCCCGGCGGAGCAGTACGCCCAGATCCAAGTACGGCCCGGGGGGAGacgggggacagggagggaccTCTAGGAAGGGGACCCTGGCATCCGGGGGGCAGGAAGACCGAGGAGGGCAGACCAAAAACCCAATTGCTACTGGGAGAAGGAACAGGacgggggagagagaggggaggtcAGTGAAGCAGCACTctgagcctcagtttccccctgccGTGGCAAGCAGGCGGCGGGCGAGGGTCTGCCCGCCATGCCGCGGCCCTCCGTGgccccgggccgggaggagcggggCGCCCAGGCGCCGCCAGCCGCTCCAGCGCGTGCTCCCCTCCGCAGACCCCGACGCTGATCGTGTACGGGGACGAGGACgcggagctgggccaggccagcCTGGCCAACCTGCGGCACCTCCCCGAGCACCGGGTGCTGGTGCTGCAGGGCGCCGGGCACGCCTGCTACCTGGACAAGCCCGACGAGTGGCACCGCGGGCTCCTGgccttcctgcagcagctggagtGAGCAGGACGGGACCGCGCAGGGGGGAGCGTGGgccccctcctc
It encodes the following:
- the ACY1 gene encoding aminoacylase-1 produces the protein MAPGKPGKSAGASEDPSVTLFREYLKINTVHPEPDYEAAVRFLERVGADLGLACQKVEVCPGRVVLVLTWLGTNPHLRSILLNSHMDVVPVFEEHWTYPPFEAVKDSQGNIYARGAQDMKCVSIQYLEAIRRLKAEGKCFSRTIHLTFVPDEEVGGEKGMEMFVQRPEFRALNVGFALDEGLASPSDTFSVFYGEKSPWWIKVKCTGSPGHGSRFISNTAAEKMHKVITSFLAFRESEKQRLRSDAGLTLGDVTSLNLTMLEGGVSFNVVPSEMAAGFDIRIPPTVDLKAFEEQVAAWCQAAGDGVTYEFLQKCMDQHITSTEESDPWWKAFSGVCRDMKLPLKLEIFPAATDSRYIRAVGHPAVGFSPMNRTPVLLHDHNEFLNEQVFLRGIDIYARLLPALASVPPLPAEG
- the LOC138069210 gene encoding putative protein-lysine deacylase ABHD14B yields the protein MAAPQLTESTVVVDGQRLFYRQAVPAQRSPTLTVLLLHGIRFSSDTWLQLQTLAKLAEAGYRAVALDLPGLGRSKDAVAPAPVGQPAPAAFLKGVSEALHLGAAVVISPSLSGMYSLPFLFQHNHLLKAYVPVAPICTDKFPAEQYAQIQTPTLIVYGDEDAELGQASLANLRHLPEHRVLVLQGAGHACYLDKPDEWHRGLLAFLQQLE
- the ABHD14A gene encoding protein ABHD14A; translated protein: MSLARGCPGLLLLGVLVTVVLYPLLPARQRERGPHRAHGANSTARTGSIAGPPAVFYREVVAPQHDGAGGPDVLLLHGQAFTSETWEALGTLALLAEEGYRAVAIDLPGHGRSPPSETVATERGRVALLDNVLDQLALRRPVLVSPSMSGRFAVPFLLARGGRLAGFVAVAPAGTREHAAGRYQQVQTPALILHGDGDAGLGPQALRSLRHLPRHRAAVLRGAGHACYRDRPGDFHRALLGFLRQLGPGPPLTPPHGPPAARRRPPPPGQ